A portion of the Thermus oshimai DSM 12092 genome contains these proteins:
- a CDS encoding L-aspartate oxidase, giving the protein MEADLLILGAGVAGVYAALAAEERGAKVLLLAKDPFPSGSTPWAQGGVAFPLDEEDLEAHLQDTLRAGRGLVDPAAARSILEEAPRHLERLRALGLAFHPEPTREGGHSRPRVRHLGGDRTGALLLEGLRARLKAPILEGWTALSLLLEGKRVAGVLALGPEGPVAVRAGAVLLATGGFGRLFPVTTNPPGATGDGLALAFQAGATLRDLEFVQFHPTALPDGALVSEACRGEGAVLLNALGERFMPRYDPAGELAPRDVVARAVFQEGLRTGGVYLDLRPIPRLEARFPTVVAQARALGLDPLGEPLPVAPAAHYAMGGILTDLLGFTGVKGFFAAGEVASTGLHGANRLASNSLLEGLVMGHRAALAALEDLAFPQNPEPLPVLAAPPGILPSLREGAGRALGVVRRGEGLAAFLRFLEGLPLEERPLASRAELEAGSLLLLARLMARGALEREESRGAHFREDHPKEGKPRHTLFRKG; this is encoded by the coding sequence ATGGAGGCGGACCTCCTGATCCTGGGGGCGGGGGTGGCGGGGGTCTACGCCGCCCTGGCCGCAGAGGAACGGGGAGCTAAGGTCCTTCTCCTCGCCAAAGACCCCTTCCCCTCGGGCTCCACCCCCTGGGCCCAGGGGGGGGTGGCCTTCCCCCTGGACGAGGAGGACCTCGAGGCCCACCTCCAGGACACCCTTAGGGCGGGCCGGGGCCTGGTGGACCCGGCGGCGGCCCGCTCCATCCTGGAGGAGGCCCCCCGCCACCTGGAAAGGCTCCGCGCCTTGGGCCTCGCCTTCCACCCCGAGCCCACCCGGGAGGGGGGGCATAGCCGCCCCCGGGTGCGCCACCTGGGGGGGGACCGCACGGGGGCCCTCCTCCTGGAAGGCCTCCGGGCCCGCCTCAAGGCCCCCATCCTGGAGGGCTGGACCGCCCTAAGCCTCCTCCTTGAGGGAAAGCGGGTGGCGGGGGTCCTGGCCCTGGGCCCCGAAGGCCCCGTGGCGGTGCGGGCGGGGGCGGTCCTCCTGGCCACCGGGGGCTTCGGCCGGCTCTTCCCCGTGACCACCAACCCCCCTGGGGCCACGGGGGATGGGCTCGCCCTGGCCTTCCAGGCGGGGGCCACCCTTAGGGACCTGGAGTTCGTCCAGTTCCACCCCACGGCCCTCCCCGACGGGGCCCTGGTCAGCGAGGCCTGCCGGGGGGAGGGGGCGGTCCTCCTGAACGCCCTGGGGGAGCGCTTCATGCCCCGGTACGACCCCGCCGGGGAGCTTGCCCCCCGGGACGTGGTGGCCCGGGCGGTCTTCCAGGAGGGGCTGCGCACCGGGGGGGTCTACCTGGACCTAAGGCCCATCCCCCGCCTCGAGGCCCGCTTCCCCACGGTGGTGGCCCAGGCCCGGGCCCTGGGGCTTGACCCCTTAGGGGAGCCCCTCCCCGTGGCCCCCGCGGCCCACTACGCCATGGGGGGCATCCTCACGGACCTTTTGGGCTTCACCGGGGTGAAGGGCTTCTTCGCCGCGGGGGAGGTGGCCTCCACCGGCCTCCACGGGGCCAACCGCCTGGCCTCCAACAGCCTCCTGGAGGGCCTGGTCATGGGCCACCGGGCGGCCTTAGCGGCCCTGGAGGACCTGGCCTTCCCCCAAAACCCCGAACCCCTGCCCGTCCTCGCCGCCCCTCCGGGGATCCTTCCCAGCTTGCGGGAGGGGGCGGGGCGGGCCCTTGGGGTGGTGCGGCGGGGGGAGGGTTTGGCCGCCTTCCTCCGCTTCCTGGAGGGGCTTCCCCTGGAGGAAAGGCCCCTGGCCTCGAGGGCCGAGCTGGAGGCGGGAAGCCTCCTCCTCCTGGCCCGCCTTATGGCCCGGGGGGCTCTAGAGCGGGAGGAAAGCCGGGGGGCCCACTTCCGGGAGGACCACCCAAAGGAGGGAAAGCCCCGCCACACCCTCTTCCGGAAGGGGTAG
- the nadA gene encoding quinolinate synthase NadA — MDRETLTQAIRELKRERKAVILAHSYQRPEVQEVADFVGDSLGLAREAQRTKAEVIVFAGVHFMAETAAILNPEKTVLLPDLEAGCSLADSIRPEDVLAWKEAHPEGLVVAYVNTKAEVKALADVCVTSANAVEVVAALPKDRPIFFVPDMFLGAHVARVTGRRLDLFPGECHVHAGIREEHLRALLEAHPEAEFMIHPECGCGSSCLYLKPDAKMLSTEGMVRHAKKAAHSTFVVATEVGILHRLEKEAPNKRFIPVKPDAVCEYMKRITLEKVYLSLKEMRHAVRVPEEVAEKARKALSAMVAVG, encoded by the coding sequence ATGGATAGGGAAACCCTGACCCAAGCCATTCGGGAACTCAAGCGCGAGCGCAAGGCGGTGATTCTGGCCCACTCCTACCAGCGCCCCGAGGTGCAGGAGGTGGCGGACTTTGTGGGGGACTCCCTGGGCCTGGCCCGGGAGGCCCAGAGGACCAAGGCCGAGGTCATCGTCTTCGCCGGGGTGCACTTCATGGCCGAGACCGCGGCCATCCTGAACCCGGAGAAGACCGTCCTCCTCCCCGACCTCGAGGCCGGCTGCTCCCTGGCGGACAGCATCCGCCCGGAGGACGTCCTGGCCTGGAAGGAGGCCCACCCTGAGGGGCTCGTGGTGGCCTACGTGAACACCAAGGCCGAGGTGAAGGCCCTGGCCGATGTCTGCGTCACCAGCGCCAACGCGGTGGAGGTGGTGGCCGCGCTTCCCAAGGACCGGCCCATCTTCTTCGTCCCCGACATGTTCCTGGGGGCCCACGTGGCCCGGGTGACGGGAAGGAGGCTGGACCTTTTCCCTGGGGAGTGCCACGTGCACGCGGGGATCCGGGAGGAGCACCTAAGGGCCCTCCTGGAGGCCCACCCCGAGGCGGAGTTCATGATCCACCCCGAGTGCGGCTGCGGCTCGAGCTGCCTCTACCTCAAACCCGACGCCAAGATGCTCTCCACCGAGGGCATGGTGCGCCACGCCAAAAAGGCGGCCCACTCCACCTTCGTGGTGGCCACGGAGGTGGGGATCCTCCACCGCCTGGAGAAGGAGGCCCCGAACAAGCGCTTCATCCCGGTGAAGCCCGACGCGGTGTGCGAGTACATGAAGCGGATCACCCTGGAGAAGGTCTACCTCTCCCTAAAGGAGATGAGGCACGCGGTCCGGGTCCCCGAGGAGGTGGCGGAGAAGGCCAGGAAGGCCCTTTCCGCCATGGTGGCCGTGGGGTGA
- the nadC gene encoding carboxylating nicotinate-nucleotide diphosphorylase, which produces MFNGRVEPLFLEDALKAWLREDLGHGDLTTELLVPEGLGGEAVIRAKERGVVAGLWVAERVFRLLGPVRFQALVEEGREVGEGAEVARLEGPLRAILMGERLALNLLQRLSGIATLTRAYARALEGTKARLLDTRKTTPGLRALEKWAVRVGGGGNHRFGLFDGILIKENHIRAAGGVGEAVRRAKARAPHHLKVEVEVTTLEELEEALEAGADLILLDNFPLEALREAVERVGGRVPLEASGNMTLARARAAAEAGVDYISVGALTHSPRALDLSLLVVRP; this is translated from the coding sequence CTGACCACCGAGCTTCTCGTCCCCGAGGGGCTTGGGGGGGAGGCGGTCATCCGGGCCAAGGAAAGGGGGGTGGTGGCGGGGCTTTGGGTGGCGGAACGGGTCTTCCGCCTCCTGGGCCCTGTGCGCTTCCAGGCCCTGGTGGAGGAGGGGCGGGAGGTGGGGGAAGGGGCGGAGGTGGCCCGCCTCGAGGGCCCCTTGAGGGCCATCCTCATGGGGGAGAGGCTGGCCCTGAACCTCCTCCAGCGCCTTTCCGGCATCGCCACCCTCACCCGGGCCTACGCCCGGGCCCTGGAGGGGACGAAAGCCCGCCTCCTGGACACCCGCAAGACCACCCCCGGCCTCCGGGCCCTGGAGAAGTGGGCCGTGCGGGTGGGGGGCGGGGGGAACCACCGCTTTGGCCTTTTTGACGGGATCCTCATCAAGGAGAACCACATCCGGGCCGCCGGGGGGGTGGGGGAGGCGGTGCGCCGGGCCAAGGCGAGGGCCCCCCACCACCTCAAGGTGGAGGTGGAGGTCACCACCCTGGAGGAGCTGGAGGAGGCCCTGGAGGCGGGGGCGGACCTCATCCTCCTGGACAACTTCCCCCTGGAGGCCCTGCGGGAGGCGGTGGAGCGGGTGGGGGGAAGGGTGCCCCTGGAGGCCAGCGGGAACATGACCCTGGCGAGGGCCCGGGCCGCGGCCGAAGCGGGGGTGGACTACATCTCCGTGGGGGCCCTCACCCACTCCCCCAGGGCCCTGGACCTTTCCCTCCTGGTGGTGCGGCCATGA